From Micromonospora rhizosphaerae, the proteins below share one genomic window:
- a CDS encoding LON peptidase substrate-binding domain-containing protein: MTARLPVFPLGTVLFPGLVLPLHIFEERYRALVRHLVGLPEGAPREFGVVAIRAGWEVAPAGPSGRPAPGGGDVTLHEVGCTAELRQITELADGGFDIVTVGRRRFRIADVDARSAPYLTAEVDWLPEPAGTDEVADLLAARVISVFRQYLGLIRPGPQEISEQLPEDPTVLSHLVAAAAALTLADRQRLLAIDDTAGRLRAELRLLNREAALLRQVRAVPAPLSELAGPPTPN, from the coding sequence GTGACTGCGCGGCTGCCGGTGTTTCCGCTCGGGACGGTGCTCTTCCCGGGGCTGGTGCTGCCACTGCACATATTCGAGGAGCGCTACCGGGCGCTGGTGCGCCACCTGGTCGGGCTGCCGGAGGGCGCGCCGCGCGAGTTCGGCGTGGTGGCGATCCGGGCCGGCTGGGAGGTCGCGCCGGCCGGGCCGTCGGGCCGACCGGCCCCGGGCGGCGGTGACGTCACGCTGCACGAGGTGGGCTGCACCGCCGAGCTGCGGCAGATCACCGAGCTGGCCGACGGGGGGTTCGACATCGTCACCGTCGGTCGGCGGCGGTTCCGGATCGCCGACGTCGACGCCCGCTCCGCGCCCTACCTGACCGCCGAGGTGGACTGGCTGCCGGAGCCGGCCGGCACGGACGAGGTCGCAGACCTGCTGGCCGCCCGGGTGATCTCGGTCTTCCGGCAGTACCTGGGGCTGATCCGGCCGGGTCCGCAGGAGATCTCCGAGCAGCTGCCGGAGGACCCGACCGTACTGTCGCACCTGGTGGCCGCCGCGGCCGCGCTGACGCTCGCCGACCGGCAGCGGCTGCTCGCCATCGACGACACCGCCGGCCGGCTCCGAGCCGAGTTGCGTCTGCTCAACCGCGAGGCGGCTCTGCTCCGCCAGGTGCGGGCGGTTCCGGCGCCGCTGAGCGAGCTGGCCGGTCCCCCCACCCCGAACTGA